The window CCGGCTCTACGTCGGTCTGCGTCGGCAGCGGGAGGCCCCGCGCGAGTGGGCGGCGGTGTGCAGCGTCCCCCGCTGGATCGAACGGGGCCGTTTCAACTACGGGCGTCAGCCTGTCGGTTCGGCCCGCCCTGCGCACAGTGTGCTTGCACCACGACAGACGTCCACCGGCGACGCTTCCCCCACCGCAAGGATCTTGAAGCAACCCGTAACCCGGTGAACGGTCCGGGGTTGGTAGCGGTGGGGGGCCAGCTGCCCGTGTGCGGTCCCCAGTGCCCAGTTCCCCGGAGCTTCGAGTCGACGCTCGCGGGGCTTCGTATGTCGGGTGGGGCGAGGATGCGAGAGACCTGCTCGCCCCTGGACAGCGGGAGGACAGGGAGCCATGGCCGTGACCGAATCTTTGCGCGGGGGGACATCCGAGTCGACGGAGGCGCGTGCCGTGCACGAGGGCATCCTGCGGCGGCAGTCGGCGCGCGAGTCGGCCGCGCGCACCTACGCGCGTGCCCTGCCGATCGTGCCCGTACGGGCACGTGGCCTGACCATCGAGGGGGCGGACGGCCGCCGCTACCTGGACTGCCTCTCCGGCGCCGGGACGCTGGCGCTCGGACACAATCACCCCGTGGTCCTGGAGGCCATCCGCAAGGTTCTCGACTCGGGCGCACCCTTGCACGTCCTCGACCTGGCGACCCCCGTCAAGGACGCCTTCATCACCGAGCTGTTCCACACTCTGCCGCCCGGTCTCGCTGACCGCGCGCGCGTGCAGTTCTGCGGACCGGCCGGCACCGACGCGGTGGAGGCCGCCTTCAAGCTCGTCCGTGCCGCGACCGGACGCACAGGAATCCTCGCTTTCAGCGGCGCCTACCACGGGATGACCGCCGGAGCGCTCGAAGCATCCGGGGGCGCCTTCGACGTACGGGTCGCCCGCCTGCCCTACCCGCAGGACTACCGCTGCCCCTTCGGTATCGGCGGCGAACGCGGCGCCGAACTCGCCGCCCGCTGGACCGAATCCGTCCTCGACGACCCCAAGTCGGGCGTGCCGCACCCCGCCGGGATGATCCTCGAACCCGTCCAGGGCGAGGGCGGAGTGATCCCCGCGCCGGAAGGGTGGATGCGGCGCATGCGGCAGATCACGGCCGACCGTGCCATCCCACTGATCGCTGACGAGGTCCAGACGGGGGTCGGCCGCACCGGCTCCTTCTGGGCGGTGGAGCACAGTGGCGTCACCCCCGACGTGATGGTCCTCTCCAAGGCCATCGGGGGCAGCCTGCCCCTTGCGGTCATCGTCTATCGCGACGACCTCGACGCCTGGCAACCCGGCGCCCACGCCGGCACGTTCCGCGGCAACCAGCTCGCCATGGCCGCCGGCACGGCGACGCTCGCCTACGTCCGCGAGAACGGCCTCGCCGAGCGGGCGGCCGAACTGGGCTCGCGCATGTTGCACCAACTCCAGCGACTCGCCGGGGAGTTCGCGTGCATAGGAGACGTGCGGGGGAGGGGCTTGATGATCGGGGTCGAGGTGGTGGAGCCAGAGCCCGATTCCGAGCACGGCGAGGGACTGTCGGCGCCCCTGGCGGCGATTGACGGGGCCGGAGTTGAGTGTGTTCCTGGGCAGGTCGAGTCGGATGCTTCGCCCGACATCGGTTGGCCCGGAGGTGGTGGGGCGGGCGTGCTGGTGGGCCTCGACCCTTCCCGGAGCGCAGGTGGCTCCTCGGCGGGCGCCAACCCCACTGGTCGAGTAGCAGCCGCGGCGGCAGCGCAGACCTCGGATCGCCCCCCTCGCCCCGCCGCCCCTCCACTCGCGGCCGCCATCCAGCGGGAGTGCCTGCGACGTGGCCTGATCGTCGAACTCGGCGGCCGCCACGCCAGCGTCGTACGCCTGCTTCCACCCCTGACCATCAGCGACGAGCAGGCGGCCGCAGTACTGGACCGACTCTCCGACGCGGTGGCCGCGGTGTCCCACAGCCACACCCATGACGACGCGTTCGGTGCGGACCGGATGCACCAGCCGTCCCCGGGCCCCAGGTGACACGGCGACCTTACCGACCGGGCGGGGTAGCGCTGCGACCGATGGGGTGCGCCAGTACGCACTCCGCCCGGAGCCGTCGCGTCGGCGTCCGTCGACCGACCGACTCCTGGGCAACAGCTCACCTTCGCACGACATACCACGCCCCATCGGAACCTCGCCTCCCCTAGAAACCACCGCCCACCGAAACCACCGCCAACCGAAGCAGCTTCCAACTGCCCTCCTCCCACCCCCATTCGAAGCGCGGGTCCCTCAAGCCCTCGCCCACCCTCACCGCAGCACGGCGGCCGTCGCCGCATGCGTCAGAACCAGCTCAAGAGGACCAGCCTTGACCACGACCCCCGCACCCGACGGCCGCCCCGACACTCGCGCGCGATGCTCCGCCGACCCAGACCTGTCCCAGCAGGAGCCGCTTGCGCCTCGGAGGGTGTTGGCTCCTCGCGGGCAGGGGCTTGTTCCCGCCCAGGCAGGCACTTCCTGGCAGGAGGGAGGCACGCGACAGGGAGGCGACGCACCTCAGGAAGGCGACGCACCTGGACGGGACGCGCCGCAGGAACCGGCGTCGGCGCGTGCGCCGAGGCAGGGAGGCGCCCCTGACATTGAGCGGCTGCCCGGTGCCGCCGCCTCAGACCTCTTGGAGCACCCCGACCCACACACCGCAGCCCAGGCCGCAGCCGTCGAGAACCTGCTCCGCTGCTGGGTCCGCGAGACCAACGTCCCGGCACCAGCCAACGGGATCCTCCGCATCCCCTTGCCCGCCACAGGTACGGCCCTGCTGATCCCGGTCCACTACTGGTCCCCGACGGGATGGCACCGCTTCGGCCTCCCACACCTGGCCGACGTCCCAGCTCAGTCCCCGCCGACTGACGCGGTCACCCTTGCTGCCCTACTCACCAGAGAGGTGCTAGCGGGAAGTAACCCTGCCGCCATGGCTACGGCCGCCGCCTCGACGGCCGGGAGCAGCACCTCGACGACCACTGGGCGTGTAGCGGCTCGCCCGATTCCCGCGGGGGTTCACCCTTCGCCGGCGTCCGATACGTCGACTGCCTCGACTGACGCGACGCGACCTTTCCGAGCCGCGACTGCTCCTCGCCCAGAGGCGCCCCCAGGCTCCGTGCCCGCAGTCTTCTCTGTCTCCGAGGCTTCCTGCTCCGACCCTCTGACCGGCGCCGACCCTTCCTCCACTGGTTGTGGCCCCGTCTCCTCCACGGTGCCTGACTCCGCTGCCGCCGCCTCCTCCACCTCTGGCCCGGCCTCCTCCTGCGTCCCTGGACCCTCCGTCTCCGCTCCTGCCGCCGTATCCCCAACCCCCGCCGCTCCGAGGCCCGCAGCCCCGACCATCCCCGTAATCTCCGCGGACACTGACCTCGTCGCCCGCGTCGCCGACTCCGTCCGACGAACCGTCACCTTTATCAGCGAGCGCCGTGCTCACCCCGCCGACGGCCCTGACATCTTCCTCGCGGCCGAGCAGGCGCTCACTCTCGGACACCCACTCCACCCGACGCCGAAGAGCCGCGAGGGTCTCACCGAGGCCGAAGCGCCGCTGTATTCGCCCGAGTTGCGCGGATCCTTCGCGTTGCACTGGTTGGCTGTCGCCCCTTCCCTGCTCGCCACTGACTCGGCATGGACCGAGCGCGGCCGTATCATCTCCGCGGCCCAGCTCATGGTCCGCCTGGCCGGGCCTGAGTTGTCGTTGCCGGACGGGTACGTGGCCCTGCCTATGCACCCCTGGCAACTGCGCGAGATCCAGCACCGCCCCGAGACCGAGGTCCTGCTCGATGCCGGACTGCTCCGTGTCCTCGGCGCCCACGGCGCCCCTTGGCATCCCACCTCCTCCGTAAGAACCGTCCACAGATCTGATGCCACCGCCATGCTCAAACTCTCGCTGGGCCTGCGCATCACCAACTCCCGCCGTGAGAACCTCCGGAAGGAACTGCACCGTGGCGTCGAGGTCCACCGACTCCTGCGCAGCGGCCTCTCGACGCGGTGGCACGCCGCGCACCCGGGATTCGACATCGTTCGCGATCCGGCATGGCTCGCCGTGGACGGGCCGGACGGCGTCCCCGTAACCGGCTGCGACGTGATGATCCGGCACAACCCGTTCAGGTCTTCCGACGATGTGTCCTGCGTTGCCGGACTCGTTTCACACCGACCTCACGCACTGTCCGGTACCGCCGCGGGCCATCACCCGTGGGACATGGCGCCCTCGCGGTCCCGGCTGGCCGAGCTCGTCACGCGTCTCGCTGATCGAACAGGCCGCCCCCTTGGGGCCGTTGTCGCCGAGTGGTTCCTGCGCTACCTCGAACAGGTCGTCCGCCCCGTGCTGTGGCTCGATGCCGAGGCGGGAATCGCTCTGGAAGCACACCAGCAGAACACGCTGGTCCTGCTGGACGGTGACGGCTGGCCTTCGGGCGGCCGTTACCGAGACAACCAGGGCTACTACTTCCGTGAGTCCCGGCGCGCTGCACTCGATGCGCGGCTGCCCGGCATCGGTGAGCACAGCGACACCTTCGTCTCGGACGAGGTCGCCGACGAACGCTTCGCCTACTACCTCGCGATCAACAACGTGCTCGGTCTCATCGGAGCGTTCGGCTCGCAGCGTCTCGCGGACGAACAGCTACTGCTCGCAGCCTTCCGCCGCTTCCTCGGCGAGGTGGCCTCCGGTGCAGCTCGGCTGCGCACATCACTGCCTGCCCATCTGCTCGACTCACCTGTCCTGCGCTGTAAGGCCAACCTGCTGACCCGGCTGCACGGCCTCGACGAACTCGTCGGCCCGGTCGACACCCAGTCCGTGTACGTCACCATCGCCAACCCCCTGCATTCCTGACCATCACGGTCCGCCCTCGTCAGGTCGCCCTGCCCCTCTGCCCACGGTCGACCACCACCGATCGCCTCCTGCGCTCCTGACCATCGCCTCCGGCTCTCACCAATTCCCTTCATCCCTGAGGAACATGACCCACCCCGCCTCTTGAGAGGAGCGTCGCCGTGCCTCCCACCGATGCGAGTGCCAATGCCGGCATCGCCCCCGTCACCGATATCGGCACCGCCACGAGCCCTGGCGCCGGTGAGTGTCGTATCGACCCGGCTGTCGGTGCGGGCGCAGACAGTGAGGACACGCTGGACCTGCACCTGCCCGACGAACTCGTCGTGCTCTTCGCGGAGGATGCCGGAGCCGATGGGGAGCGGAGACCGGGCCCAGCAGGCATGGCCACACCTCCCTCCTTCCTCGCGATCGGCGACGATCTACTCGACCGCGTTGCCGACTGGGGGCCGGTCAGTACACCTGCAGGAGCCCTTCACCTTGTCCCCGTGCGGATCGAGCGGGATCTTTTGATCATCAGCCGGTGGATGAACGACCCCGCCGTCGCAGCGTTCTGGGGGCTCGCGGGACCCCGGAACGCGATTGAAGAGCATCTGCGGTCCCAGCTTTCCGGTGATGGACGCAGCGTCCCGTGCCTGGGCATGCTGGACGGCACGCCGATGAGCTACTGGGAGATCTACCGAGCCGACCTCGACCCGCTGGCCCGGTACTACGCGGCTCGGCCCCATGACACCGGCGTTCATCTCCTCATCGGTGCCGTCGGTGATCGCGGCCGAGGACTCGGCGGAACTCTGCTCCGAGCCGTCGCCGACCTCTTGCTCGACAAGCGGCCCGCCTGCGCTCGCATCGTCGCCGAACCCGACATTCGCAACACCTCTTCCGTCGCTGCTTTCCTGAGCGCCGGATTCCGGTACTCCGCCGAGGTCGACCTGCCCGCCAAGCGGGCCGCCCTCATGGTCAGAGACCGGAGCCTGCGCCGTCTGCTGTGACGCCGTGTCGCGACGTCATCACATTTGGTACACCGCTCGCGCCGATCCGGTTCCCACTCCCAACGAACCGAATTCAGGCCGAGCCGCTTTCCCCCGGACCGCCTCCATTCCCCGCGGTGCACGGTGCACAGGGCCGGCCCCGCCGTCCCACGACAGTCGACCCGGATCCCGCCAGCACCTGTCCCGGCTCCCCCTCGTAACCGATCCCGATCCCGCTCGCAGGCCGAACCACCACTGCAGTCGAACAAGCCGATCAACCCCACGAGGCGGCTGGCGCGTCACCAGGGCCAGCCGATCCCGACCACTCACGAATTGCCCCAGCCACATCCGAACCGACCTCGACCACACACGAACCACCCCTGACCTCGATCGAACCGATCCCACACACCCGAACCGATCCCAGCTACACCGGAGCCGAACCCGGCCACACCCGAACCAATCCGATCCCCACCTGAGGAACCCCCGGTCTTGATCCCGCCCCCTGCCCCCACCGTGATCGCCCGTTTGTCAGTGCCTGGCCGTAGGGTGGTCGCGCTATGACAAAGCCCTCACTCCCCGAACTCCTGCATGCTGCCGTCACTGCCGTCGGCGGCACGGAGCGCCCCGGCCAGGTGACCATGGCCGAATCCGTCGCGGAGGCGATCGACGGCGGCTCCCATCTGCTGGTCCAGGCCGGCACCGGCACCGGAAAGTCGCTGGGCTACCTCGTGCCCGCGCTCGCGCACGGGGAGCGCGTCGTCGTCGCGACGGCCACCCTGGCCCTGCAGCGCCAGCTCGTGGAGCGGGACCTGCCGCGCACGGTCGAGGCATTGCACCCACTGCTGCGGCGTCGGCCCGAGTTCGCGATGCTCAAGGGCAGGTCGAACTACCTGTGCCTGCACCGCCTGCACGAGGGCGTCCCGCAGGACGAGGAGGAGGGCCTCTTCGACCAGTTCGAGGCGGCCGCACCCACCAGCAAGTTGGGGCAGGACCTGCTGCGGCTGCGTGACTGGGCGGACGAGACGGAGACGGGCGATCGTGACAACCTGACCCCCGGCGTGTCCGACCGGGCCTGGGCGCAGGTGTCGGTGTCGTCCCGGGAGTGCCTGGGCGCATCGAAGTGCGCTTACGGTGCCGAATGCTTCGCCGAGATGGCCCGTGAGCGCGCCAAGCTCTCGGAGGTCGTCGTCACCAACCACGCGCTGCTCGCGATCGACGCCATCGAAGGCGCCCCGGTCCTCCCACAGCACGAGGTCCTGATCGTCGACGAGGCGCACGAACTGGTCTCCCGGGTCACCGGTGTCGCCACCGGCGAACTCACTCCCGGCCAGGTCAACCGAGCGGTGCGCCGCGCCGCGAAACTCGTCAACGAGAAGGCCGCCGACCAGCTCCAGACCGCCGCCGAGGGCTTTGAACGGCTGATGGAGCTGGCCCTGCCGGGACGCCTGGAGGAGATTCCCGAGGACCTCGCCTACGCCCTCATGGCGCTGCGTGACGCCTGCCGCACCGTCATCTCAGGGATTGGCGCCACCCGCGACAAGTCCGTGCAGGACGAGGACGCGGTCCGCAAACAGGCGCTGGCCTCGGTCGAGACCGTGCACGACGTGGCGGAGCGGATCACCAACGGCTCTGAGTGGGACGTCGTCTGGTACGAGCGTCACGATCGCTTCGGAGCATCCCTGCGCGTGGCCCCCATGTCCGTGTCAGGCCTCCTGAGGGAGAAGCTCTTCGCGGACCGCTCAGTAGTCCTGACCTCCGCGACCTTGAAGCTGGGCGGCGACTTCAACGGCGTCGGCGCATCCCTGGGCCTTGCCCCCGAGGGCACGGAGGGTGACGACCTCCCCCAGTGGAAGGGGGTGGATGTAGGTTCGCCCTTCGAATACCGCAAGCAGGGCATCCTGTATGTCGCCAAGCACCTGTCCCGCCCCGCGCGTGACGGCGACCGCGTGGACATGCTCGACGAGCTGACCGAACTGATCCAGGCGTCCGGCGGCCGCACGCTCGGCCTGTTCTCCTCGATGCGGGCCGCCCAGCTGGCTGCCGAGGAACTGCGCTCCCGCATCCCCGAGTTCCCGATCCTCCTTCAGGGCGAGGAGACGCTCGGCGAGCTGATCAAGAACTTCGCGGCCGACCCGAAGACCTGCCTCTTCGGCACGCTGTCCCTGTGGCAGGGCGTCGATGTACCCGGTCCCAGCTGTCAGCTGGTCGTCATGGACAAGATCCCCTTCCCGCGCCCGGACGACCCCTTGATGAGCGCCCGCCAGAAGGCGGTCGAGGACTCCGGAGGAAACGGCTTCATGGCGGTCGCCGCCACGCACGCGGCGCTGCTCATGGCCCAGGGCGCCGGCCGCCTCGTGCGGGCGTCGGGGGACCGCGGCGTGGTCGCCATCCTGGACCAGCGGCTGGCCACTGCCCGGTACGGGAGCTATCTGAAGGCGTCACTGCCCGACTTCTGGTACACGACGGACCGTAATCAGGTCCGGAAGTCCCTGGCCGCGATCGATGCGGCGGCACAGAAGGCGGAGGCGGAACAGCCACAGTGATCGGGGCTTGGCCTGTCGCAGCGCTGCGACAGGCCAAGCCCCGATCAGAAGATCCTGTGGGGCCCGGCCCCGCGCAGCCCGGCGCCTGGAACAGCACAGGGCCCCGGAACCGGCGCAGGGGTCCCGGGGCCCGGTCAGGGGGCGACGCCATCGGCTTCGCCCGCCGCGGCCGTCACACGCGCCGCAGCACTGCCACCACCTTGCCCAGGATGGTCGCGTCGTCGCCGGGGATCGGCTCGTACGCGGAGTTGTGCGGGAGCAGCCAGACGTGGCCGTCCTCGCGCTTGAAACGCTTGACCGTGGCCTCGCCGTCCAGCATCGCGGCCACGATGTCGCCGTTCTCGGCGACCGGCTGGCGCCGGACCGTGACCCAGTCGCCGTCGCAGATCGCGGCCTCGATCATCGAGTCACCGACGACCTTCAGCACGAACAGTTCGCCGTCGCCGACCAGCTGCCGGGGGAGCGGGAAGACGTCCTCGACCGACTCCTCCGCAAGGATCGGGCCACCGGCAGCGATGCGGCCGACCAGCGGGACGTACGACGCGGCGGGCTTGCCGGTGGTGTCCGTGGGCTGCACGGCTGCCTGGTCGGAGCCGCGCACCTCGTATGCGCGCGGTCGGTGCGGGTCGCGGCGGAGGAAGCCCTTGCGCTCCAGTGCCATCAGCTGGTGTGCGACCGAGGACGTGCTGGACAGGCCGACCGCCTGGCCGATCTCCCGCATCGACGGCGGATAGCCGCGCCGCTGCACGGAATCCCTGATGACCTCGATCACGCGGCGCTGCCGATCGGTGAGCCCCGAGCTGTCCGCCCGGATGCCCGGAGGTCGGCCCGGGAGGGATCGCTTGTGTCCCTCGGGATTCATGGCTTCGTTCATCGCATGCACCGGCTCGAGTCGGCCCTGGGAGCGGTCCTGGGCAGTGATGGTGGCACTGTCTGCGGTGGTGGTCACGTCGGCCCCTCTCGATGGTCTCCCTGCTGCACAACGGTAGTTGCTTTCGAAAGGTTGCGCCAAACACACGTTCGAGTGAAAAATCGCGAATACCCAGACGTGATCATGTGTCTGGGTGTATGGCTAACGCGCTGCCCGGCGGGCAAAAGGGCCCATTGTTGTACTCTTCACCGCCAGGGCGACGACCTCGTGGGTTGTCGCCCCAGTCTGCCATCCGGCATCAGTTCAAGCCGTGACCGACCCCCATCTGTGCGGGAGTCCCACGTCCCCTCCGTGTGGCGCTCACGGTATCTCCGTATGTGCCGCAGCGATACGGCTGTGCGTTCCGGTGCGCGGTGCGCCGGCGTGGCCGTACGGCAGGTGTTTCCTGCAGGCGCGACACGCGCGTACGGCGTGCGTGTATGAGCCAATCCCCACATGTAGTGGTTGGATTGCGGCAGCAGCCCAGAAGTTGTGGTCCCCCCGGTCTTCGGACGCTCGGAGATCGCCTATGCTTGGGGCTGCTTCGAGGGGCCCATGAGGCCCAGCGAGGCTATTGAGTCTGCTGTGAGGAGGGTTGGAAGTATGCACTGCCCCTTCTGCAGGCACCCCGACAGTCGCGTCGTCGACAGCCGTACGACCGACGACGGCACGTCGATCCGCAGGCGCCGCCAGTGTCCTGATTGCTCCCGTCGTTTCACGACCGTGGAGACATGCTCGCTGATGGTGATCAAGCGGTCCGGAGTCACCGAGCCATTCAGCCGTACCAAGGTCATCAACGGCGTGCGCAAGGCATGCCAGGGACGACCTGTCACCGAGGACGCGCTCGCGCAGCTCGGCCAACGGGTCGAGGAGGCGGTGCGGGCCACCGGAAGCGCCGAGCTGACCACCCACGACGTGGGACTGGCCATACTCGGCCCGTTGCAGGAGCTCGACCTCGTCGCCTATCTGCGATTCGCCTCCGTCTACCGGGCGTTCGACTCGCTCGAGGACTTCGAGGCCGCGATCGCGGAGCTCAGGGAGGCGACGGGACGCCCCGCCGCGGACGACGACGACCGCGAAGACGGCGCCGGCACTGTCGCGGGGAGCCAGGAAGACGACCGCGGGTCCGGAGGGACTGCACAGGTCCCCGTGCCCGCCACCGCCGCCGACTGAGGGCGGGCCGGATCCGGTTCGGACTCCGGATCCGGTCGACAGGCGGCGACAAAGACCTGTTGCGGGCGGCAGCCAGAGGGCGCCCGCAGCACCAGACAGAACACCGTGCCACGGGGAACATCGGGGCACTTCAGGGCGTTTTAGCCCGTACAGGGAGGCGGCATGACAGAGACGGCGAGCGGTCCGGCACGGAGTTCCCGCGCCAAGGGCACCAAGGCGACCAAGGGACTGCGTATCGAGCGCATCCACACCACCCCTGGCGTGCACCCGTACGACGAGGTGGCCTGGGAGCGCCGTGACGTCGTCATGACCAACTGGCGCGACGGCTCGGTCAACTTCGAGCAGCGCGGCGTCGAGTTCCCCGACTTCTGGTCGGTGAACGCGGTCAACATCGTCACCAGCAAGTACTTCCGGGGCGCCGTCGGCACCCCGCAGCGCGAGGTGAGCCTGAAGCAGCTCATCGACCGCATCGTGAAGACGTATCGGAAGGCCGGCGAGGACTTCAAGTACTTCGCCTCGCCCGCCGACGCCGAGATCTTCGAGCACGAGCTGGCCTACGCCCTCCTGCACCAGATCTTCAGCTTCAACAGCCCGGTTTGGTTCAACGTCGGCACGCCCCAGCCGCAGCAGGTCTCCGCCTGCTTCATCCTGTCCGTCGACGACTCCATGGAGTCGATCCTCGACTGGTACAAGGAAGAGGGCATGATCTTCAAGGGCGGCTCCGGCGCCGGCCTGAACCTCTCCCGCATCCGCTCCTCCAAGGAGCTGCTGTCCTCCGGCGGCAACGCCTCCGGTCCGGTCTCCTTCATGCGCGGTGCCGACGCCTCCGCAGGAACGATCAAGTCGGGTGGTGCCACCCGCCGCGCCGCCAAGATGGTCATCCTCGACGTCGACCACCCCGACATCGAGGACTTCATCGAGACCAAGGTGAAGGAAGAGGAGAAGATCCGCGCGCTGCGTGACGCGGGCTTCGACATGGACCTGGGCGGCGACGACATCACGTCCGTCCAGTACCAGAACGCCAACAACTCGGTCCGGGTGAACGACACCTTCATGAAGGCCGTCGAGTCGGGCGGCAAGTTCGGCCTGACGTCCCGCATGACCGGCGAGGTCATCGAAGAGGTCGACGCCAAGACCCTGTTCCGCAAGATGGCCGAGGCCGCCTGGGCCTGCGCCGACCCGGGCATCCAGTACGACGACACCATCAACCACTGGCACACCTGCCCGGAGTCCGGCCGTATCAACGGCTCGAACCCCTGCAGCGAGTACATGCACCTGGACAACACGTCCTGCAACCTCGCCTCGCTGAACCTGATGAAGTTCCTGAAGGACGACGGCAAGGGCAACCAGTCCTTCGAGGTCGAGCGCTTCGCGAAGGTCGTCGAGCTCGTCATCACCGCGATGGACATCTCCATCTGCTTCGCGGACTTCCCGACGCAGAAGATCGGTGAGAACACGCGCGCGTTCCGCCAGCTCGGCATCGGCTACGCCAACCTCGGCGCCCTGCTGATGGCCACGG of the Streptomyces sp. T12 genome contains:
- a CDS encoding diaminobutyrate--2-oxoglutarate transaminase family protein — its product is MAVTESLRGGTSESTEARAVHEGILRRQSARESAARTYARALPIVPVRARGLTIEGADGRRYLDCLSGAGTLALGHNHPVVLEAIRKVLDSGAPLHVLDLATPVKDAFITELFHTLPPGLADRARVQFCGPAGTDAVEAAFKLVRAATGRTGILAFSGAYHGMTAGALEASGGAFDVRVARLPYPQDYRCPFGIGGERGAELAARWTESVLDDPKSGVPHPAGMILEPVQGEGGVIPAPEGWMRRMRQITADRAIPLIADEVQTGVGRTGSFWAVEHSGVTPDVMVLSKAIGGSLPLAVIVYRDDLDAWQPGAHAGTFRGNQLAMAAGTATLAYVRENGLAERAAELGSRMLHQLQRLAGEFACIGDVRGRGLMIGVEVVEPEPDSEHGEGLSAPLAAIDGAGVECVPGQVESDASPDIGWPGGGGAGVLVGLDPSRSAGGSSAGANPTGRVAAAAAAQTSDRPPRPAAPPLAAAIQRECLRRGLIVELGGRHASVVRLLPPLTISDEQAAAVLDRLSDAVAAVSHSHTHDDAFGADRMHQPSPGPR
- a CDS encoding IucA/IucC family siderophore biosynthesis protein is translated as MATAAASTAGSSTSTTTGRVAARPIPAGVHPSPASDTSTASTDATRPFRAATAPRPEAPPGSVPAVFSVSEASCSDPLTGADPSSTGCGPVSSTVPDSAAAASSTSGPASSCVPGPSVSAPAAVSPTPAAPRPAAPTIPVISADTDLVARVADSVRRTVTFISERRAHPADGPDIFLAAEQALTLGHPLHPTPKSREGLTEAEAPLYSPELRGSFALHWLAVAPSLLATDSAWTERGRIISAAQLMVRLAGPELSLPDGYVALPMHPWQLREIQHRPETEVLLDAGLLRVLGAHGAPWHPTSSVRTVHRSDATAMLKLSLGLRITNSRRENLRKELHRGVEVHRLLRSGLSTRWHAAHPGFDIVRDPAWLAVDGPDGVPVTGCDVMIRHNPFRSSDDVSCVAGLVSHRPHALSGTAAGHHPWDMAPSRSRLAELVTRLADRTGRPLGAVVAEWFLRYLEQVVRPVLWLDAEAGIALEAHQQNTLVLLDGDGWPSGGRYRDNQGYYFRESRRAALDARLPGIGEHSDTFVSDEVADERFAYYLAINNVLGLIGAFGSQRLADEQLLLAAFRRFLGEVASGAARLRTSLPAHLLDSPVLRCKANLLTRLHGLDELVGPVDTQSVYVTIANPLHS
- a CDS encoding GNAT family N-acetyltransferase yields the protein MPPTDASANAGIAPVTDIGTATSPGAGECRIDPAVGAGADSEDTLDLHLPDELVVLFAEDAGADGERRPGPAGMATPPSFLAIGDDLLDRVADWGPVSTPAGALHLVPVRIERDLLIISRWMNDPAVAAFWGLAGPRNAIEEHLRSQLSGDGRSVPCLGMLDGTPMSYWEIYRADLDPLARYYAARPHDTGVHLLIGAVGDRGRGLGGTLLRAVADLLLDKRPACARIVAEPDIRNTSSVAAFLSAGFRYSAEVDLPAKRAALMVRDRSLRRLL
- a CDS encoding ATP-dependent DNA helicase gives rise to the protein MTKPSLPELLHAAVTAVGGTERPGQVTMAESVAEAIDGGSHLLVQAGTGTGKSLGYLVPALAHGERVVVATATLALQRQLVERDLPRTVEALHPLLRRRPEFAMLKGRSNYLCLHRLHEGVPQDEEEGLFDQFEAAAPTSKLGQDLLRLRDWADETETGDRDNLTPGVSDRAWAQVSVSSRECLGASKCAYGAECFAEMARERAKLSEVVVTNHALLAIDAIEGAPVLPQHEVLIVDEAHELVSRVTGVATGELTPGQVNRAVRRAAKLVNEKAADQLQTAAEGFERLMELALPGRLEEIPEDLAYALMALRDACRTVISGIGATRDKSVQDEDAVRKQALASVETVHDVAERITNGSEWDVVWYERHDRFGASLRVAPMSVSGLLREKLFADRSVVLTSATLKLGGDFNGVGASLGLAPEGTEGDDLPQWKGVDVGSPFEYRKQGILYVAKHLSRPARDGDRVDMLDELTELIQASGGRTLGLFSSMRAAQLAAEELRSRIPEFPILLQGEETLGELIKNFAADPKTCLFGTLSLWQGVDVPGPSCQLVVMDKIPFPRPDDPLMSARQKAVEDSGGNGFMAVAATHAALLMAQGAGRLVRASGDRGVVAILDQRLATARYGSYLKASLPDFWYTTDRNQVRKSLAAIDAAAQKAEAEQPQ
- the lexA gene encoding transcriptional repressor LexA yields the protein MTTTADSATITAQDRSQGRLEPVHAMNEAMNPEGHKRSLPGRPPGIRADSSGLTDRQRRVIEVIRDSVQRRGYPPSMREIGQAVGLSSTSSVAHQLMALERKGFLRRDPHRPRAYEVRGSDQAAVQPTDTTGKPAASYVPLVGRIAAGGPILAEESVEDVFPLPRQLVGDGELFVLKVVGDSMIEAAICDGDWVTVRRQPVAENGDIVAAMLDGEATVKRFKREDGHVWLLPHNSAYEPIPGDDATILGKVVAVLRRV
- the nrdR gene encoding transcriptional regulator NrdR, which codes for MHCPFCRHPDSRVVDSRTTDDGTSIRRRRQCPDCSRRFTTVETCSLMVIKRSGVTEPFSRTKVINGVRKACQGRPVTEDALAQLGQRVEEAVRATGSAELTTHDVGLAILGPLQELDLVAYLRFASVYRAFDSLEDFEAAIAELREATGRPAADDDDREDGAGTVAGSQEDDRGSGGTAQVPVPATAAD